The DNA window CATAGTTCGCCTGCACCAACACGCCGACGGTATAGTCACCGGACGGGGTCGAGACCACTCGGGAAGACGTTCCGATGCCTCCTTTGAACTCATGGCAGAGCATCCCCGTGCCACCGCCAACGGTGCCTTCCTCGACAGGACCAGTGACAGCAGAATCCATGGCCGCGTCCACATGTTCCAACCGGACATGGAATCCATTGATGTCGTTCAGGACACCGTCATAGGTCTCGCACACAACCGGGAGCGACCAATGTAGTCTCCAATCGGTTGCCCCACGGACAGAGCGGCGAATCATCGCCTCGTGCACGGTCCCGACACTATGCGTATTGGTGATGGCAATGGGCGTGGTCAACAGCCCGGATTCCTCGATCCAGTGCGTGCCGGTCATTTCTCCGTTGCCATTCAGCGAGTGGTAACCGGCATAGAGCGGATGCTCGCCGATATCCTCGCGCGGAATGACGACGGTGACTCCGGTGCGGATCGGTCCCTTGCCGACTACCAGGTCGCCCTCTCCTGAGATCAAGGTGGTCTGTCCCACCTTGACGCCAGCGACATCGGTGATGGCATTGTTTGGGCCAGTCGGCAATGTACCAATGACGATACCGATCTCACGCGCCCGGGCGCGTCCGTTCTCGCGGAGATTCATCGATGCCATCCATTTCCTGTCGTGTCCAGATCGGTGCGAAGCTGTTCCCGCCGCGCGGATAGCGCCCAGGGCGATTCTCCGGGAGCGTCTGCCGCTACCGCGGGTTCATCTGCCGATTGCATTGCCGTAAGGATTGCCACCAGTTCGGCG is part of the Thermomicrobiales bacterium genome and encodes:
- a CDS encoding P1 family peptidase, encoding MNLRENGRARAREIGIVIGTLPTGPNNAITDVAGVKVGQTTLISGEGDLVVGKGPIRTGVTVVIPREDIGEHPLYAGYHSLNGNGEMTGTHWIEESGLLTTPIAITNTHSVGTVHEAMIRRSVRGATDWRLHWSLPVVCETYDGVLNDINGFHVRLEHVDAAMDSAVTGPVEEGTVGGGTGMLCHEFKGGIGTSSRVVSTPSGDYTVGVLVQANYGLRQQLRIDGVPVGREIGFDIVPPTFSRKKEDGSIIIIVATDAPLLPHQCKRLAQRASLGLARMGSMSGDGSGDIFLAFSTGNGEVENHDGHVPLPVLAFPNSEISKLFHATVEATEESIVNALCMATTIAGADNRIAHAIPLDRLVEVMAQYNRLSLVE